From a region of the Mercurialis annua linkage group LG1-X, ddMerAnnu1.2, whole genome shotgun sequence genome:
- the LOC126664755 gene encoding pollen-specific protein C13-like, which produces MGRAILLFALCVLPALVAAARPARTQFEVEGYVYCDHCRAGFETQKTTYIAGARVRLECKNRQTMELVYSKEATTDSSGTYKIRVSEDHQDQICDTMLVSSSRADCRSPSSGRDRARVVLTNNNGIASNKRYANSMGFEVEEPMSGCAEVLRQYKELDE; this is translated from the exons ATGGGTCGAGCTATTTTGTTATTTGCTCTCTGCGTTCTACCGGCACTTGTGGCCGCTGCTCGCCCCGCCAGAACCCAGTTTGAAGTAGAAGGTTACGTCTACTGTGATCATTGCCGTGCTGGTTTTGAGACTCAAAAGACCACCTATATCGCTG GTGCCCGGGTTAGACTTGAATGCAAAAACAGGCAGACAATGGAACTTGTGTACAGCAAAGAAGCAACTACAGACTCGAGCGGAACATACAAGATCCGTGTTAGTGAGGATCATCAGGATCAGATCTGTGATACTATGCTAGTTAGTAGCTCCCGAGCCGACTGCAGGAGCCCATCATCAGGACGTGATCGTGCCCGTGTTGTCCTTACAAATAACAATGGCATTGCATCAAACAAGCGATACGCCAATTCCATGGGTTTTGAAGTTGAGGAGCCAATGTCTGGTTGTGCTGAAGTTCTCAGGCAATACAAGGAACTTGATGAgtag